GCTGCGGGTGGTCGCAGGGGACCTGGCATGCCCATGGGCCTGCTCCCCTGGGTGCCCATGTTCCTCCTTCCGCAGCACCCCGAGGCCGGCCTCGCTCCCCCAGATTCCCCTCCTCAGCTAGCCTTCCACCTACTTCCCCAGGTCTCCGCCCAGTCCACTCAAAAACATGCCCCTCGGCTGCCCTGAGCCTTCCCTTCCACTTGGGTCCTGGGTGCCCCCTCCGCCAACCGGTGGGCAGGGAGGGATGCCACCCACTCCCTTCTGTGGGGACAGAACGTCCAGGGCTGACCCCGACTCCGGGGCACAGCTCTCTGCTCGCTCCACCCGAGTCCAGGAACCGGTGGCAGCGAGGGGACGCGAGCCCGAGGGGGCCACCATCCCCTGGCGGAGCTGCATCACTCCCAGCACCGCCTCCTCACCCAGGTCCGGAGCAGCACCTCGACCGGCCAGGCCGTGGCAGTGGAGCTGGTTCTGACTCTGCAGCTGGTGCTCTGTATTTTTGCTTCCACCGACAGCCGCCAGACATCAGGCTCCCCGGCCACCATGATCGGGATCTCTCTGTCATTGGGCCACCTCATTGGGGTAAGAGGCAAAGGGGGCGCCGTGTACGTGCACACACTGGTCCCTCCCCTGAGGAGGCCTGCAGGGGCCCCAAAGGCCAGGAAGCGTCCCTCCCCGAGCCCCTCATGCGTCGGCCGAGGCTGTGTTCCCACAGTCTGGGTCTGGGATTCGATGCTGCAATGGCCAAGACTGGGACCAAGCCTCTGAGTCGGGGCAGAGGGGGCTGTCCCCTCCCGGGCCTTAAGCCCCCTCACATCCTGAACCTACATTCGCCCCCCAGATCTACTTCACCGGCTGCTCCATGAACCCGGCCCGCTCCTTCGGCCCCGCCATCATCGTTGGAAAGTTCAAGGTCCACTGGGTGAGAGCCTCTGCTGGCAGCCGTGGAGGGGAGGGCCTGAGCAGGGGCGGTGGGGACAGTGGCTTTCACCAGCAAGGGGGGCCACAGGGACTCGGGGACACAAGTGCCCGTATCGTGGACCATCTCAACGCCCCCAGTGAGGGTTTCCCTAGGGTCGGAAGACACAGGCAAGCATCCTGGCCCgtacttcctttctttccagcTTCAGTAGCCAGGGGCACCCAGTGGACTGTCAGTAAATGGGCCAGGGCAGGAGATGCAGCCTGGGCTCAGGCCTCCAGTCCTGGCTGTTTCTTTATTCACTTCCTCCAGCTGGACCAGTTTCCAAACTTggacaaagaaaaagacaaacagaaatagacacacacaccagCACAGGCAGGAACAGCCCTTAGCCAGGGCTCCTGGTTGGAACGGGAGGCGAGAGGAGGGAAACAGGGATGGTGAGGAGACTGGGCCCACCCTGTGGAAAGCAAGGTCACCTCACCTGCATAGACTTGGTGGGTCTGCTTCTCAATTTTGTCACCTTGTAGACAGCCCGAGGGGTCCTGGGAGACCAAGTTAATAGTAGGGAAGCAGGCAAGGGTCCCAAAGCTACCCTATAATCCTGATAGCTCATTCCcacttctctctgccccctcagGTTTTCTGGGTGGGACCCCTGACAGGAGCTGTCCTGGCTTCGCTGATCTACAACTTTATCCTGTTCCCTGACACCAAGACCATGGCCCAGCGGCTGGCCATCCTCATGGGGACTGAAACAGTAGAGACAGTGGCCAAGGTGGAGCAAGAGAATACAGAATCTCAGCCCAGTACAGGGGATACTGAAATGGAGAATGTGTGTCAGATGGCATAGAACTTGGCTCCCACCTTTGGGCTTCTGAGAGGAGCCCTTTAGGTTGGTGGCATGCCTGGTATGATCAGACTTCAGGTTTTATGGGGGGAGTACTGGGGGGGCTCGATAAGGGCAGGAAGGGTGGGGAAGCTAGGCCCCCTGTCCTAACAGGGTGGGCAGGGAATGCCAATCCCTATCCCTGGCATTCCATTTCTAGATAGAATCTGGGGAGCAAATCTGTTCcattttctcctcctccatcccttaTTGGGACAGAGCAGAAGGAGGCAGGGAATTCATGATTGCCCTCCATTTCTCTCATCCATCTGGAACCTAGtgggcctcctgggcctccccaGTCACCTTGTTTTGGGTATTGAGGCCCAGACAGCCACTCAGCTTAGACAGCAAGAGCTACAGAGACCTTGGGGAACCCCAACATCTCACTCACCCTTGAGGGAAAATCCAGGCTTCCCAGAaggatcaggtcctgggacaGTCTCTGAGCTTCTCACAGGGTTACCTCTGCCCTTAGGGATGTTTAGGCTACAGACCCGCCCTCAGCCTGGCGGCCTCCTGAGGACAGAGACTGTCCCTCCAATCAATCTTCATTCCTCACATGTCTAACTGCTCAGGGGAGGACCCTACCCTTGTGGAGAGCAGACAAGAGCCTTTTCTAGGGCTAGCACGGGTAGAATATAGGCAAGGGAGGCTTGGGCCAAACAGGCATTTTCCAGGGCAGGTTCTCCCCAGATGTTTGCCCACCTTCCACCCTGCAGCCCCATTCATGGGGAAAGTCCTGAGAGGGAGAAGTCTCCATCCCAGCTCCCCATCCACAACTGGGCCACAAGCTGTTCTTCAGCCGCATTCTCAGTTCTGC
This genomic interval from Vulpes lagopus strain Blue_001 chromosome 21, ASM1834538v1, whole genome shotgun sequence contains the following:
- the AQP6 gene encoding aquaporin-6, giving the protein MLLGPLWRAASKALFAEFLATGLYVFFGVGSALPWPTALPTVLQTAITFNLATAVAVQITWKTSGGHINPAVTLAFLVGSQISLPRAVAYVAAQLAGATLGAAVLYGVIPGDIRETLGVNMVRSSTSTGQAVAVELVLTLQLVLCIFASTDSRQTSGSPATMIGISLSLGHLIGIYFTGCSMNPARSFGPAIIVGKFKVHWVFWVGPLTGAVLASLIYNFILFPDTKTMAQRLAILMGTETVETVAKVEQENTESQPSTGDTEMENVCQMA